The following are encoded in a window of Rhizobium sp. WYJ-E13 genomic DNA:
- a CDS encoding carbon-phosphorus lyase complex subunit PhnI — MYVAVKGGEAAIANAHRLLADRRRGDRSVPAIGIEQIVEQLALAVDRVMAEASLYDRTLAALAVRQSRGDMIEAIFLLRAYRTTLPRFGYSKPLDTANMQIERRISATYKDLPGGQLLGPTFDYTHRLLDPSLLSDEAVEEPAQREAESGRVMRVSEILGQEGLIENDGELPEDHETGDLTREPMEFPMTRDLRLQALARGDEGFLLALGYSTQRGYGRNHPFTGEIRIGEVEVEFDVAELGFAVSLGTIQLTECQMVNQFKGSAKAPPQFTRGYGLVFGQSERKAMAMSLVDRALRAEELGEDITAPAQDEEFVISHSDNVQATGFVEHLKLPHYVDFQAELDLVRRMRREFEAARNSGETQKEAAE, encoded by the coding sequence ATGTATGTTGCCGTCAAGGGTGGCGAGGCCGCCATCGCCAATGCCCACCGCCTGCTCGCCGACCGCCGGCGCGGCGACCGCTCCGTGCCGGCGATCGGCATCGAGCAGATCGTCGAACAGCTGGCGCTCGCCGTCGACCGCGTCATGGCCGAGGCCTCGCTCTATGACCGGACGCTCGCCGCCCTTGCCGTGCGCCAGTCGCGCGGGGACATGATCGAGGCGATCTTCCTCTTGCGCGCCTATCGCACGACGCTGCCGCGCTTCGGCTATTCGAAGCCGCTCGATACCGCCAATATGCAGATCGAACGCCGCATCTCCGCCACCTACAAGGATCTTCCGGGCGGACAGCTGCTTGGGCCGACCTTCGACTACACGCACCGCCTGCTCGATCCCTCGCTACTTTCGGACGAGGCCGTGGAAGAGCCGGCGCAGCGCGAGGCGGAGAGCGGCCGCGTCATGCGCGTCTCCGAAATCCTCGGCCAGGAAGGGCTGATCGAAAACGACGGCGAGCTTCCCGAGGATCACGAGACGGGCGACCTGACGCGCGAGCCGATGGAATTCCCGATGACCAGGGATCTTCGACTGCAGGCGCTTGCCCGCGGCGACGAAGGTTTCCTGCTGGCACTCGGCTATTCGACCCAGCGCGGCTATGGCCGCAACCACCCGTTCACCGGCGAAATCCGCATCGGCGAGGTCGAGGTGGAATTCGACGTGGCCGAACTCGGCTTTGCCGTCTCGCTCGGCACGATCCAACTTACCGAATGCCAGATGGTCAACCAGTTCAAGGGTTCGGCCAAGGCGCCGCCGCAGTTCACCCGCGGTTACGGCCTGGTCTTCGGCCAGAGCGAACGCAAGGCGATGGCCATGTCGCTGGTGGATCGTGCGCTGCGGGCTGAAGAGCTCGGCGAGGACATTACCGCGCCGGCGCAGGACGAGGAATTCGTCATTTCCCATTCCGACAACGTACAGGCGACCGGCTTCGTCGAGCACCTGAAGCTTCCGCATTATGTGGACTTCCAGGCCGAACTCGACCTCGTCCGCCGCATGCGCCGCGAATTCGAAGCCGCCCGCAACAGCGGCGAGACCCAAAAGGAGGCCGCCGAATGA
- the phnH gene encoding phosphonate C-P lyase system protein PhnH, with product MGLKTDVLTGGFAEPVFHAQSVFKMLMDGMARPGTIQSVTPDVVPPAPLGIAAGAIGLTLCDHDTPVWLSAGLAKSAVPEWLGFHAGAPLTSEKAEARFAFVEAGMTLSTFGLFAAGTQEYPDRSTTVVIELSDLEGGRRLTLMGPGIQSVTEISPVGLPETFLRLWTENRALFPRGVDIVLTAGKRFLCLPRTTKITATEI from the coding sequence ATGGGCCTCAAGACCGACGTTCTGACCGGCGGCTTCGCTGAGCCGGTTTTCCATGCGCAGAGCGTGTTCAAGATGCTGATGGACGGCATGGCCCGGCCCGGCACGATCCAGTCTGTCACGCCTGACGTTGTGCCTCCTGCGCCGCTCGGAATCGCCGCCGGCGCGATCGGCCTGACGCTCTGCGACCACGACACCCCCGTCTGGCTTTCCGCAGGGCTCGCCAAGTCGGCGGTTCCGGAATGGTTGGGCTTCCACGCCGGCGCACCGCTGACCAGTGAAAAGGCCGAAGCGCGCTTCGCTTTCGTCGAAGCCGGCATGACGCTTTCCACCTTCGGCCTCTTTGCCGCCGGCACGCAAGAATATCCCGACCGTTCCACGACTGTCGTGATCGAACTCTCCGACCTCGAAGGCGGCCGCCGGCTCACCCTGATGGGTCCCGGCATCCAGAGCGTGACCGAGATCTCGCCTGTTGGCCTGCCGGAGACCTTCCTGCGTCTGTGGACGGAAAACCGCGCGCTCTTCCCGCGCGGCGTCGACATCGTGCTGACGGCGGGCAAGCGATTCCTTTGCCTGCCGCGCACCACCAAGATCACAGCAACGGAGATCTGA
- the phnG gene encoding phosphonate C-P lyase system protein PhnG, whose amino-acid sequence MAAAEKTEAAARTDDGRKRTVDLLARAETQELRAAWDALAEQPVVQPVRGPETGLVMVRGRIGGGGAPFNLGEVTVTRATVRLASGSVGHAQALGTDREKARLSAIFDALWQEEATRSFVEERLLSPIARRVADDTNRKAEETSATRVDFFTMVRGED is encoded by the coding sequence ATGGCGGCAGCGGAGAAGACGGAAGCTGCGGCGCGAACGGATGACGGGCGTAAACGCACCGTCGATCTGCTCGCCCGCGCCGAGACACAGGAATTGCGGGCGGCGTGGGATGCGCTTGCCGAACAGCCGGTCGTTCAGCCGGTGCGCGGCCCGGAGACGGGCCTCGTCATGGTTCGCGGCCGCATCGGCGGCGGCGGGGCGCCCTTCAACCTCGGCGAAGTAACGGTGACGCGCGCAACGGTGCGCCTTGCCTCCGGCTCGGTCGGCCACGCGCAGGCGCTCGGCACCGACCGCGAAAAGGCGCGGCTTTCCGCGATCTTCGACGCCCTCTGGCAGGAAGAGGCGACCAGGAGCTTCGTGGAGGAAAGGCTGCTTTCGCCGATCGCCCGGCGGGTCGCCGATGACACCAATCGCAAGGCTGAAGAAACGTCCGCAACCCGCGTCGACTTCTTCACCATGGTTCGGGGAGAAGACTGA
- the phnF gene encoding phosphonate metabolism transcriptional regulator PhnF — translation MAGIKQLQRQTGVALWRQIADRIREAISSGAYDETGMVPPETALALQFGVNRHTVRSALAALAQEGIVRAVQGRGTLIERKERLNFPISRRTRFTDGIRDQARETRALLLGHAEEAADSEVARWLHLEQGTPVIRLEMVREADKRPVSRATSWFPAARFAGIGEAYRTAGSITKAFAALGLSDYVRATTEITAAHADSGDIADLGLAPGAILLITKAMNTDLEGVPVQYSISRFAADRVQFTIEN, via the coding sequence ATGGCAGGAATAAAGCAGCTGCAGCGGCAGACAGGGGTGGCGCTCTGGCGGCAGATCGCCGACAGGATCCGCGAGGCGATCAGCAGCGGTGCCTATGACGAAACGGGCATGGTGCCGCCGGAAACGGCTCTGGCGCTGCAGTTCGGCGTCAACAGGCATACCGTGCGGAGTGCACTTGCCGCCTTGGCACAGGAAGGCATCGTGCGTGCGGTTCAGGGCCGCGGTACGCTGATAGAACGCAAGGAGCGTCTGAATTTTCCGATCAGCCGCCGTACCCGCTTCACCGATGGTATCAGGGATCAGGCGCGTGAGACGCGCGCGCTCCTACTTGGCCATGCCGAGGAGGCGGCGGATTCAGAGGTGGCCCGCTGGCTGCACCTGGAGCAGGGCACGCCGGTGATCCGGCTGGAAATGGTGCGCGAAGCGGATAAACGTCCGGTTTCTCGGGCCACGAGCTGGTTCCCGGCCGCGCGCTTTGCTGGTATCGGGGAAGCCTACCGGACAGCGGGATCTATCACCAAGGCCTTTGCTGCCCTGGGCCTGTCGGATTATGTACGCGCCACGACGGAGATCACCGCCGCTCACGCCGATTCCGGTGATATCGCCGATCTGGGACTGGCGCCGGGCGCTATCCTGCTGATCACCAAGGCGATGAACACCGATCTGGAAGGCGTGCCGGTGCAATATTCGATCAGCCGTTTTGCGGCAGACCGGGTCCAGTTCACGATTGAGAATTGA
- a CDS encoding 2,3-bisphosphoglycerate-dependent phosphoglycerate mutase, which produces MSGTLVLVRHGQSDWNLKNLFTGWKDPDLTELGIQEARAGGQALADYGIKFDIAFTSALVRAQHTLKLVLDKVGQPDLETIRDQALNERDYGDLSGLNKDDARAKWGEEQVHVWRRSYDVPPPGGESLRDTGARVWPYYLTEILPRVLRGEKVLVAAHGNSLRSLVMVLDRLTREQVLSLNLATGVPMVYKLKADSTVASKEVLGDMSGAH; this is translated from the coding sequence ATGAGCGGTACCCTCGTCCTCGTTCGCCACGGCCAGAGCGACTGGAATCTCAAGAATCTCTTCACCGGCTGGAAGGATCCTGATCTGACAGAGCTCGGCATCCAGGAAGCGAGGGCCGGCGGCCAGGCGCTTGCCGATTACGGCATCAAGTTCGATATCGCCTTCACCTCCGCGCTGGTGCGTGCGCAGCACACGCTGAAGCTCGTCCTCGACAAGGTCGGCCAGCCTGATCTCGAGACGATCCGCGACCAGGCGCTGAACGAGCGCGACTACGGCGATCTCTCCGGCCTCAATAAGGACGACGCTCGCGCCAAGTGGGGCGAAGAACAGGTGCATGTCTGGCGCCGCTCCTATGACGTTCCGCCTCCGGGCGGCGAAAGCCTGCGCGACACCGGCGCCCGCGTCTGGCCTTACTATCTCACGGAAATCCTTCCGCGCGTCCTGCGTGGCGAAAAGGTGCTGGTTGCCGCGCACGGCAACTCGCTGCGTTCGCTCGTCATGGTTCTCGACCGCCTTACCCGCGAGCAGGTTCTTTCGCTGAATCTGGCGACCGGCGTGCCGATGGTCTACAAGCTGAAGGCCGATTCCACAGTCGCTTCCAAGGAAGTGCTCGGCGACATGTCTGGCGCGCACTGA
- the dapB gene encoding 4-hydroxy-tetrahydrodipicolinate reductase, with product MSDAAMKLVVVGAAGRMGQTLIRLIHSIDGVTLHAAIERPGSPFVGKDAGEIAGLGATGIIIGDDPLAAFLHAEGVLDFTSPDGSVEFAGLAAQARIVHVVGTTGCSQEDDAKIAAAARHARIVKSGNMSLGVNLLSVLVQQAAQALDSADWDIEVLEMHHKRKVDAPSGTALLLGEAAAKGRNIDLGAKSVRVRDGHTGAREAGTIGFATLRGGSVIGEHSVLFAGEGETVTLSHSATDRSIFARGAIKAALWARDKKPGLYSMLDVLGLSSH from the coding sequence ATGAGCGACGCTGCGATGAAACTGGTGGTGGTTGGAGCGGCGGGGCGCATGGGGCAGACGCTCATCCGTCTCATCCATTCCATCGACGGCGTGACGCTGCACGCAGCGATTGAGCGTCCCGGCTCGCCCTTCGTCGGCAAGGACGCCGGTGAAATCGCCGGGCTTGGCGCCACTGGCATCATTATCGGCGACGATCCGCTGGCAGCCTTCCTTCATGCCGAGGGCGTACTGGACTTCACCTCGCCGGATGGTTCGGTAGAATTCGCCGGTCTTGCGGCGCAGGCCCGCATCGTTCATGTGGTCGGCACGACCGGCTGCTCGCAGGAGGACGATGCAAAGATTGCGGCGGCCGCGCGCCATGCCCGCATTGTCAAATCTGGCAATATGAGCCTCGGCGTCAACCTGCTCAGCGTTCTCGTGCAGCAGGCCGCCCAGGCGCTCGACTCAGCCGACTGGGATATCGAAGTTCTCGAAATGCATCACAAGCGCAAGGTCGATGCACCCTCGGGTACGGCATTGTTGCTCGGCGAGGCAGCCGCGAAGGGCCGCAATATCGATCTTGGCGCGAAGTCCGTACGCGTGCGTGACGGCCATACCGGCGCACGGGAAGCCGGCACGATCGGCTTTGCGACATTGCGCGGCGGCTCCGTCATCGGCGAGCATTCCGTGCTTTTTGCCGGCGAAGGCGAGACCGTTACCCTGTCCCACAGCGCGACCGACCGTTCGATCTTTGCGCGTGGCGCCATCAAGGCAGCCCTTTGGGCGCGCGACAAGAAGCCGGGGCTCTATTCCATGCTCGACGTTCTCGGGCTTTCTTCCCATTGA
- a CDS encoding ABC transporter ATP-binding protein — translation MEAAASRKPHVNSDTVTGILKRIIAENGRDHLWGYVFAISCLVIVALSTAFTAWIMRAIIDEAFANRRADVVWIICLSIFIAFMLRGFASYGQGVALSRIGNDIVARYQRRLYSHLMTLSVGFFNEARSAQIAAQVSQNVSGIRDVLNLTITSTVRDLLTFVSLIGVMVLQDPLLSLAVFILAPPLLYALRYVSKRLRSATREAVDLNSHVLGAMQETIQGISIVKAFTMEEALENKVNKLIGAAEGRANRIARLSERTSPLTESFAGFAVASVLAYAAYRSIYQGVPPGAFFSFVTALLLAYDPARRLARLQVQMERAIVNARMIYELLDMEPRQRDLPDAKPLVVTEAKIEFRNVSFAYGNERVLDGVTLTAEGGKTTALVGPSGAGKSTVISLIPRFYDPKEGQILIDGQDIAHITKQSLRRQLAYVSQQPYLFEGTIRDNIRYGRPEATDEDIEKAARLAYAHDFILAQPQGYDTPVGENGVTLSGGQRQRLSIARALVRNAPILLLDEATSALDTESEAAVQKALDEAMTGRTVVVIAHRLSTVVRADKIIVMQQGRVVEEGNHETLAKVNDGLYARLNNLQRPSASDSY, via the coding sequence TTGGAAGCCGCCGCCAGCAGAAAGCCACACGTCAACAGCGATACCGTGACCGGAATCCTGAAGCGCATCATTGCGGAAAACGGCCGGGACCATCTCTGGGGCTATGTCTTCGCGATCTCCTGCCTTGTCATCGTGGCACTTTCGACGGCATTTACCGCCTGGATCATGCGGGCGATCATCGACGAGGCCTTCGCCAACAGGCGCGCGGACGTCGTCTGGATCATCTGTCTTTCCATTTTCATCGCCTTCATGCTGCGCGGTTTTGCGAGCTACGGACAGGGTGTGGCGCTGTCGCGGATCGGCAACGACATCGTCGCCCGCTACCAGCGCCGGCTCTATTCGCACCTGATGACGCTTTCCGTCGGCTTCTTCAACGAGGCGCGCTCGGCCCAAATCGCGGCCCAGGTGAGCCAGAATGTCAGCGGCATCCGCGATGTCCTGAACCTCACCATCACCTCGACGGTGCGCGATCTCCTGACCTTCGTCTCGCTGATCGGCGTCATGGTGCTGCAGGATCCGCTGCTGAGCCTTGCCGTCTTCATTCTGGCGCCGCCGCTGCTTTATGCACTGCGCTACGTTTCCAAACGCCTGCGCTCGGCCACCCGCGAGGCCGTCGACCTCAACAGCCATGTTCTCGGCGCCATGCAGGAGACGATCCAGGGTATCTCCATCGTGAAGGCCTTCACGATGGAAGAAGCGCTGGAGAACAAGGTCAACAAGCTGATCGGCGCTGCCGAGGGCCGGGCGAACCGTATCGCGCGGCTTTCCGAGCGTACCTCGCCGCTGACGGAAAGCTTTGCCGGCTTTGCCGTCGCGAGCGTGCTTGCCTATGCCGCCTATCGCTCGATCTATCAGGGCGTGCCGCCGGGCGCCTTCTTCTCCTTCGTCACGGCGCTGCTGCTCGCTTACGATCCGGCCCGGCGCCTTGCCCGCCTGCAGGTGCAGATGGAGCGCGCCATCGTCAACGCCCGGATGATCTACGAGTTGCTCGACATGGAACCGCGCCAGCGTGACCTGCCGGATGCCAAGCCGCTTGTTGTCACCGAAGCGAAGATCGAATTCCGCAACGTCTCGTTTGCCTATGGCAATGAACGCGTGCTTGATGGCGTGACGCTGACGGCCGAGGGCGGCAAGACAACGGCGCTCGTCGGCCCGTCCGGCGCCGGTAAATCCACCGTCATCAGCCTCATTCCGCGTTTCTATGATCCGAAGGAAGGCCAGATCCTGATCGACGGGCAGGATATCGCCCATATCACCAAGCAGTCGCTGCGCCGGCAGCTCGCCTATGTCTCGCAGCAGCCTTACCTCTTCGAAGGCACGATCCGCGACAATATCCGCTATGGCCGCCCTGAAGCCACGGACGAGGATATCGAGAAGGCAGCGCGGCTTGCCTATGCGCATGACTTCATCCTCGCGCAGCCGCAGGGCTACGATACGCCCGTCGGCGAAAATGGCGTGACGCTTTCCGGCGGCCAGCGCCAGCGGCTGTCGATCGCCCGTGCGCTGGTGCGCAACGCACCGATCCTGCTTCTCGACGAGGCGACCTCCGCACTCGATACGGAATCGGAAGCGGCCGTGCAGAAGGCACTCGACGAAGCCATGACCGGCCGAACGGTCGTCGTCATCGCTCACCGGCTTTCGACCGTTGTGCGCGCCGACAAGATCATCGTGATGCAGCAGGGCCGCGTCGTCGAAGAAGGCAATCACGAGACGCTTGCGAAGGTCAACGACGGACTTTACGCTCGCCTCAACAATCTGCAGAGGCCTTCGGCTTCTGATTCATACTGA
- a CDS encoding glucokinase: MTASSTPLPFPILIGDIGGTNARFSILTDAYAEPKQFPNVRTADYATIDEAIQKGVLDKTSVQPRAAILAVAGPIKADEIPLTNCPWVVRPKRMIEGLGLVDVLVVNDFEAQALAIAALSDENRERIGNVSGDMVASRVVLGPGTGLGVGGLVHTQSTWIPVPGEGGHVDLGPRSKRDYEIFPHVETIEGRISAEQILCGRGIVNLYRAICAADGVEPEMSDPADITSHGLAGSDKVAVETVSLFATYLGRVAGDMALVFMARGGVYLSGGISQKILPALKKPEFRAAFEDKAPHSALLRTIPTYVVTHPLAALAGLSSYARMPANFGLSTDGRRWLA; encoded by the coding sequence ATGACTGCATCCTCTACTCCCTTGCCCTTTCCGATCCTGATCGGCGACATCGGTGGCACGAATGCCCGCTTCTCCATCCTGACGGATGCCTATGCGGAGCCGAAGCAGTTTCCCAATGTCCGCACGGCCGATTACGCAACGATCGACGAAGCGATCCAGAAGGGTGTGCTGGACAAGACCTCCGTACAGCCGCGCGCCGCGATCCTGGCCGTCGCCGGCCCGATCAAGGCGGATGAAATCCCGTTGACCAACTGCCCCTGGGTAGTGCGGCCGAAGAGGATGATCGAGGGCCTCGGCCTCGTCGACGTACTCGTCGTCAACGACTTTGAAGCACAGGCGCTGGCGATCGCGGCACTCTCCGACGAAAACCGCGAGCGCATCGGCAATGTCTCGGGCGATATGGTGGCGTCCCGCGTCGTGCTCGGACCCGGCACCGGCCTTGGCGTCGGCGGTCTGGTTCACACCCAGTCGACCTGGATTCCGGTTCCCGGCGAAGGCGGGCATGTCGATCTCGGGCCGCGCAGCAAACGCGACTATGAAATCTTCCCGCATGTCGAAACGATCGAGGGCCGCATTTCGGCCGAGCAGATCCTCTGCGGGCGCGGCATCGTCAACCTCTACCGCGCCATCTGTGCGGCAGATGGCGTCGAGCCTGAAATGAGCGACCCGGCGGACATCACCTCGCATGGGCTTGCCGGCAGCGATAAGGTCGCCGTCGAAACCGTCTCGCTGTTTGCGACCTATCTCGGCCGCGTGGCGGGCGACATGGCACTGGTGTTCATGGCCCGCGGCGGCGTCTACCTCTCCGGCGGCATCTCGCAGAAGATCCTTCCGGCGCTGAAAAAGCCGGAATTCCGGGCAGCCTTCGAGGACAAAGCGCCGCATTCGGCCCTGCTGCGCACGATCCCGACCTATGTCGTGACGCATCCGCTGGCTGCTCTTGCCGGGCTTTCTTCCTATGCGCGGATGCCTGCAAACTTCGGCCTTTCGACGGATGGACGGCGCTGGCTGGCCTGA
- a CDS encoding methylglyoxal synthase, with protein sequence MAGDKCLALIAHDQKKDDMAAFARRNRDLLSRWKIVATGTTGGRVLDAAPDLHVVRLKSGPLGGDQQIGALISTGEVSALIFFVDPLTPMPHDVDVKALMRLAIVYDIPMALNESTAEKLLPTLNA encoded by the coding sequence ATGGCCGGCGACAAATGCCTCGCATTGATTGCGCATGACCAGAAGAAGGACGACATGGCGGCGTTTGCCCGCCGTAACAGGGATCTCCTCTCCCGATGGAAAATCGTCGCCACCGGCACGACGGGCGGGCGCGTGCTCGACGCCGCGCCCGACCTTCACGTTGTCAGGCTGAAAAGCGGTCCGCTCGGCGGCGATCAGCAGATCGGCGCACTGATTTCCACCGGCGAGGTCAGTGCCCTGATCTTCTTCGTGGACCCGCTGACGCCAATGCCGCATGATGTCGACGTCAAGGCGCTGATGCGGCTTGCGATCGTCTACGACATTCCGATGGCGCTGAACGAATCGACAGCCGAAAAGCTTCTCCCTACCCTTAACGCCTGA
- the mepA gene encoding penicillin-insensitive murein endopeptidase, with protein MAFGLAQAFRTFGKLTFAGAMGASLVAGDVGAQQKTPSPGSAKAIFGSEKLPTQGPAQPIGFYAKGCMTGAEALPADGPTWQAMRLSRNRRWGNPAMISLLEKFSQDARARIGWPGILVGDIAQPRGGPMFNGHASHQIGLDADVWFTPMPSQRLSYEEREDLPFTTMLQKDKFLTVDPKVWSKQRAELLMLAASYPQVERIFVNPAIKKKMCDTWTGDRTNLGKLRPEYGHDSHFHIRMKCPVGAKGCTGQAPVAAGDGCDKSLAWWFTKEPWAAPKPSAKPPKPPREVMVSDLPKACSAVVDAPSIASAEAGTYGGPSAASALTAVPAAAPPVDTGSALPAVGPVPSDKPVVQ; from the coding sequence ATGGCTTTCGGCTTAGCTCAGGCTTTCAGGACTTTCGGCAAACTGACATTCGCCGGCGCAATGGGCGCAAGCCTTGTCGCCGGCGATGTCGGCGCCCAGCAGAAGACGCCGAGCCCCGGCAGCGCCAAGGCGATTTTCGGCTCCGAGAAATTGCCGACGCAGGGGCCGGCGCAGCCGATCGGCTTTTACGCCAAGGGCTGCATGACCGGTGCCGAGGCGCTGCCGGCCGACGGGCCGACCTGGCAGGCGATGCGCCTTTCGCGCAACCGGCGCTGGGGCAATCCGGCGATGATCTCGCTTCTGGAAAAATTCTCGCAGGATGCGCGGGCCAGGATCGGCTGGCCGGGTATCCTCGTCGGCGATATTGCCCAGCCGCGCGGCGGGCCGATGTTCAACGGCCATGCCTCGCACCAGATCGGGCTGGATGCCGATGTCTGGTTTACACCCATGCCCTCGCAGCGCCTGAGCTACGAAGAGCGGGAAGACCTGCCCTTCACCACCATGTTGCAGAAAGACAAATTTCTGACCGTCGACCCGAAAGTGTGGAGCAAGCAGCGCGCAGAACTCCTGATGCTGGCGGCAAGCTATCCGCAGGTCGAGCGCATCTTCGTCAACCCGGCGATCAAGAAGAAAATGTGCGATACCTGGACGGGCGACCGGACCAATCTCGGCAAGCTCAGGCCCGAATACGGGCACGATTCGCATTTCCACATCCGCATGAAATGCCCTGTTGGTGCCAAGGGCTGTACAGGGCAGGCGCCGGTGGCGGCCGGCGACGGCTGCGACAAGTCGCTCGCCTGGTGGTTTACGAAAGAGCCGTGGGCGGCACCGAAGCCCAGTGCAAAGCCGCCGAAGCCGCCGCGTGAGGTCATGGTCTCCGACCTGCCGAAGGCCTGCTCTGCCGTTGTCGACGCGCCGTCCATCGCCTCTGCGGAAGCCGGGACCTATGGCGGTCCTTCAGCGGCGAGTGCGCTGACGGCAGTCCCGGCGGCCGCACCACCTGTCGATACCGGCAGCGCGCTTCCTGCCGTCGGCCCGGTTCCAAGCGACAAGCCGGTCGTGCAATAG
- a CDS encoding hydrolase — protein MSLYDPKTTALVSIDLQGFIVSRQLAPHSAQQVIENTAAIAKKLKSEGGTVILVTVGFSPDYADAVNQPVDEPAVFPEGGLPTAALAAPSEIAALEVDVHIVKHQWSAFYGTEMDLQLRRRGITTVILTGIATNFGVEATIRDAYAHNYAVIAVEDAMSTFTADMHSLACERILPRLSRVRKTAEILSNG, from the coding sequence ATGTCACTCTACGATCCAAAGACCACGGCACTCGTTTCCATCGACCTGCAAGGCTTCATCGTCAGCCGGCAGCTTGCGCCCCATTCCGCCCAGCAGGTGATCGAGAATACCGCCGCGATCGCCAAAAAGCTGAAGTCCGAAGGCGGCACGGTGATCCTCGTTACAGTCGGATTCTCCCCGGATTATGCCGATGCTGTCAACCAGCCGGTGGACGAGCCGGCGGTTTTCCCCGAAGGCGGCCTTCCGACAGCCGCGCTTGCGGCTCCTTCGGAAATTGCTGCGCTCGAGGTCGATGTCCACATCGTCAAACATCAATGGAGCGCTTTTTATGGCACGGAGATGGATCTGCAGCTGCGCCGCCGCGGCATTACGACCGTGATCCTCACCGGTATCGCCACGAATTTCGGCGTCGAAGCGACGATCCGCGACGCGTATGCCCATAATTACGCCGTCATCGCCGTCGAGGACGCGATGAGCACCTTCACCGCCGACATGCATTCTCTTGCTTGTGAGCGTATCCTGCCGCGGCTTTCGCGGGTGCGCAAAACGGCCGAGATTCTGTCCAACGGCTAG
- a CDS encoding TetR/AcrR family transcriptional regulator, with the protein MTNTRIASQKSSPEPQTRVPKRQRGHERVAVLLEAAARVFLEKGYDAATMTEIAAAANSSIGSLYQFFPTKLLLAEALHIDRLQQLNGALAELAEKTRGRSAAEIGDAIFTRFGRFIEDHPEFPALAARRDVPKERKAKSRAELRASITGLLKNAEPSVERDVDLLGALVLELLRIVVAAANDPDGSGDPRLVGELRRMLRKRLEEVTPCT; encoded by the coding sequence ATGACAAATACGAGGATAGCCTCACAAAAATCAAGCCCTGAACCACAAACCCGTGTGCCAAAACGTCAGCGCGGCCATGAGCGCGTCGCTGTTCTCCTCGAAGCGGCGGCTCGGGTTTTTCTCGAAAAGGGCTACGATGCCGCGACCATGACGGAGATTGCCGCAGCCGCCAATTCCTCGATCGGTTCGCTCTATCAGTTCTTTCCGACCAAACTTCTGCTTGCCGAAGCGCTGCACATCGACCGCCTGCAACAGCTGAACGGCGCCCTTGCCGAACTCGCGGAGAAGACCCGCGGCAGGAGTGCTGCCGAGATCGGCGATGCGATCTTCACGCGGTTCGGCCGCTTCATCGAGGATCATCCGGAATTTCCCGCTCTCGCCGCGCGCCGCGATGTGCCCAAGGAGCGCAAGGCAAAATCGCGTGCGGAGCTTCGCGCCAGCATCACGGGGCTCTTGAAGAATGCCGAACCGTCGGTCGAGCGCGATGTCGATCTGCTGGGCGCCCTCGTGCTGGAGCTTCTGCGCATCGTCGTTGCAGCCGCCAATGACCCCGATGGTTCCGGCGATCCGCGGCTGGTCGGGGAGCTGCGACGCATGCTCCGCAAGCGTCTCGAGGAAGTGACGCCCTGCACGTGA